A window of the Arachis duranensis cultivar V14167 chromosome 5, aradu.V14167.gnm2.J7QH, whole genome shotgun sequence genome harbors these coding sequences:
- the LOC107487547 gene encoding separase-like, with amino-acid sequence MRTLCNVCENAAAILFCAADEAALCRSCDDKTKSSVIGTNERRNFSFGMKAKGVASVSSSTILQKLDSKDFIGFRSLFLEYVNDLNEFSMSKNQREVQSIAEKFYPFLMDSFGILHKHLENIFKSSKDKEILAELVKVYKMCLDCFDKVAPAMQQRKPYVAEFERLNFIKYLEKFGYISEAETESISLSKTLQDSSKPTERKSRKRIRADQDKCLGSLIVQNAVLMVSLTAALGADDNDDVGDSRFRSLLCLLEEMRPWLRKIDTTENLRIKLVDDLSRNAFKLLRRTNSDEDLIISFCRVTLTEYVKSPRKDKVYEIAQSMCSLLFELHKNKPNYIANVLDVILDCVLSECQLGEGNAGTRFIETVYFCVRSATEACTRRTVAVCLNRIAEHFKQVNPLIFSILRLYATGLLLDDSTSQSRIGDPASTRSLKFDCQLGNLLKQQNVLQTSLDSLCSVAEASLTYLPFCSHPLRFLCLPLANSIDEEMSQFVNKVVDASVEKLMSTVQDQFHILCNSILSSPSFTSEKNTNEFAEKCQTVISVALAAYTISIRTNLKVQESSKLVKQIIASKWLTYESISKICGCLNEIFVILFADKHKKALKVLNLYCTASWITIEYHCSKLTSGALKELVNNSCKRSTELLDAPYDINPRKIRKRLIEILKSWYTANSLSKDLPPPMFVMKWLMKIKQEHAKHIKEGVDSCSTEFSNKNVSFILEQELISYEAESLEHPKHSQKMLMKITKILLQYIYITDDLKRAQALLRRGKALRICTTASHDDCIQCLTDAITIMKNYGEMSANKNVIDHQLAVAYCLRALSTQEAEPKSVLALYIKQRISEDVESALDLWLDISRFDFPEDRERSQPFDSIMVLLYNTIDLVQLKGFLKLSKKAYQMVIRIFKRKFSTEKWLTLLWESRRLRHALCASPISDAFIQSSLDLVNELSKVDIWTSHLRENPIQLIGFQQNFSFLFASSDTDSSCYEACFQRKITIDDVKSAAEKLSNDSVPLHSTFLRGSLYYDLCSWLVANGQLREALSLAKEARNLYVGLCKEKFGDNFKKNRVNESVARKIAQFDIELWDFSQCYFSPWNSMQCYLESTLQVGLICKISGDAELAKAYFLDGKDTSYSLHLPSFIVAFCSELGKIYIEKRDWNSAEKELQNAKQILRDSNTTLCCSKCKLIFEVTLDQYYGDLHQSKYKTCEVKSFSSEHISFYESALAKLDLPEWKNSVSCPEDGSLKTAAVDVISAGTSCICFTMNEAAQNVIMEPTKEGSWHWHCIATEVLEGRLLSDFINFKWEFVRRKLSMKLLARLVRCFAYVGDETQKILLKSTTMLHSKNTFSETNSAIAIDYFQHIVPKVILGDMFAVERAEILKEICLYYWNIYNSKATTTRNIFQNESCISLKDLASWLMVAFVLSREVPDIFHKVSQLLAVTYVVSDSREQLSLPYISKSLGENAWASYFHQASIGTHDTHSSRLTGRCKGSDKSNIGGTYNLSRLVPDDTEVLAECVKQFLGDLPSTTVICLTLLGHDYASLLKEFSPSVKAWILLSRLTFESEPIVALLPLHPISEDVIDPPILPKYKILRDWWCPWGSTALDEVVPAFKNILKEDYSRELEENTSEQQQLWWNHRKTLNQRLRQLLRSIEESWFGSWKCLLLGELLNCKNFESLLEHLVKELRSECKLEVNEGLVRVILGGTRHVCGREKLKCKKDCYIAKVGHCDQGMSGILLNAADGFGVSSDKAFQLLKHALIELDADKNSKREPIILVLDYEVQMLPWENIPILRQLEVYRMPSVSSISALGDTGSRSQKEAGRKCPSFPSIDPLHAFYILNPDGTVPECQNEFENWFKENNLKGNTGLAPTRKLWASALEKHDLFIYIGHGSGTKYFSLENFQHLNKCGAVVLLGCNSGTVYLQGNCAPLCIPLQYLAAGSPAIVANLWKISAKDISTFGKYLLQAWVKKRFELEKECPNNCDHPPTLGAFIGRARDACEQEFMTGAAPVCYGVPTRICVKKRVSSMAT; translated from the exons ATGAGAACCCTCTGCAACGTATGCGAAAACGCCGCTGCAATTTTATTCTGCGCCGCCGACGAAGCTGCTCTTTGCCGCTCTTGCGATGACAAG ACAAAGAGCAGCGTGATCGGAACAAATGAGCGAAGGAATTTTAGTTTTGGAATGAAAGCTAAGGGCG TGGCTTCTGTAAGCTCATCAACAATCTTGCAGAAGCTAGATTCCAAGGATTTCATAGGCTTCCGATCACTGTTTCTTGAATACGTTAATGATCTCAACGAATTTTCCATGTCAAAAAACCAAAGGGAAGTACAATCGATCGCTGAGAAGTTTTATCCGTTTCTAATGGATTCCTTTGGAATTCTTCACAAACACTTGGAGAACATCTTCAAATCCAGCAAAGACAAGGAGATCCTCGCGGAACTGGTGAAGGTATACAAAATGTGCTTGGATTGCTTCGACAAAGTGGCCCCTGCGATGCAGCAACGCAAGCCGTATGTAGCGGAGTTTGAGAGACTAAATTTTATCAAGTATCTCGAGAAGTTCGGTTACATATCAGAAGCGGAAACCGAGTCTATAAGCTTGTCCAAGACGCTTCAAGACTCGAGTAAACCGACAGAGAGGAAGAGTAGGAAGCGTATACGTGCTGATCAGGATAAATGTTTGGGTTCTTTAATAGTTCAAAATGCTGTATTAATGGTGAGTTTGACGGCGGCATTGGGAGCCGATGACAATGACGATGTCGGTGATAGCCGCTTCAGgtctttgctttgtttgttggaAGAAATGAGGCCGTGGCTAAG GAAAATAGATACAACTGAGAATTTGCGCATCAAGTTGGTGGATGATTTGTCTCGTAACGCCTTCAAATTGTTGAGAAGAACAAATTCTGACGAAGATTTGATAATTTCCTTCTGCCGTGTGACACTTACTGAGTATGTCAAATCTCCAAGAAAAGATAAAGTCTACGAG ATTGCCCAAAGCATGTGCTCCTTACTGTTTGAACTGCATAAGAATAAACCGAATTATATTGCTAATGTACTGGATGTTATCCTGGATTGTGTTCTTTCTGAGTGCCAG CTTGGAGAGGGAAATGCTGGAACAAGGTTTATTGAAACTGTATATTTTTGTGTACGGAGTGCTACAGAAGCATGTACTCGTCGTACAGTTGCAGTATGTCTGAACAGAATAGCTGAACATTTTAAACAG GTTAATCCACTCATTTTTTCAATATTGAGGCTTTATGCCACTGGGTTGCTCCTTGATGATTCTACCTCTCAGTCCAGAATTGGAGATCCTGCATCCACCAGAAGTTTGAAGTTTGACTGTCAACTTGGAAACTTACTTAAACAACAGAACGTGCTGCAGACTTCCTTAGATTCGCTTTGTTCTGTCGCTGAGGCTTCACTGACTTACCTTCCATTTTGTTCCCACCCATTGAGATTCTTATGTTTACCTCTTGCTAATTCAATTGATGAAGAAATGTCTCAGTTTGTTAATAAAGTGGTGGATGCTTCTGTTGAAAAACTTATGTCCACAGTGCAAGATCAATTCCATATCCTTTGCAATAGTATTCTATCTAGTCCAAG CTTTACATCTGAAAAAAACACCAACGAATTTGCAGAGAAATGTCAAACAGTGATTAGTGTAGCTTTAGCAGCCTACACTATTTCAATCAGAACAAATCTTAAAGTCcag GAGAGCAGTAAGTTAGTTAAGCAAATCATAGCCAGCAAATGGCTAACATATGAAAGCATTTCAAAGATATGTGGTTGTCTCAACGAAATTTTTGTCATTTTGTTCGCAGACAAGCATAAAAAG GCTTTAAAGGTTCTAAACCTGTATTGTACAGCATCATGGATCACGATTGAATATCACTGTTCGAAGCTAACCAGTGGGGCATTGAAAGAGTTGGTAAATAACTCTTGCAAAAGAAGCACTGAACTTTTAGATGCTCCTTATGACATCAATCCtagaaagataagaaaaagactGATTGAGATCCTTAAAAGCTGGTACACTGCCAACAGTCTATCTAAGGATTTGCCACCTCCTATGTTTGTAATGAAGTGGCTGATGAAG ATAAAACAGGAACATGCTAAGCATATAAAAGAGGGAGTGGATTCATGTTCTACCGAATTCTCCAACAAGAACGTTAGCTTCATCCTGGAGCAG GAACTTATATCATATGAGGCAGAGAGTCTAGAACACCCAAAACATTCTCAGAAAATGCTGATGAAAATTACGAAGATCCTCCTGCAATACATATATATCACTGACGATTTGAAAAGAGCCCAGGCCCTACTAAGAAGGGGAAAAGCATTAAGGATTTGTACCACTGCTAGTCATGATGACTGCATTCAGTGTCTCACCGATGCAATAACTATCATG AAGAATTATGGTGAAATGAGTGCCAACAAAAACGTTATTGATCATCAGTTGGCTGTGGCCTATTGCCTACGTGCTTTATCTACCCAGGAAGCTGAACCAAAATCGGTG CTTGCTTTGTACATTAAACAGCGAATCTCTGAAGATGTTGAGAGTGCATTGGATCTGTGGTTGGACATTTCTCGTTTTGATTTCCCTGAGGACAGAGAGCGTTCTCAACCGTTTGATAGTATTATGGTTCTGCTCTACAACACAATTGATTTAGTTCAACTCAAG GGTTTCTTGAAACTCTCCAAGAAAGCATATCAGATGGTGATTAGAATCTTTAAACGGAAGTTCTCAACTGAGAAGTGGTTGACCTTACTATGGGAAAGTAGAAGGCTAAGACATGCCCTTTGCGCTTCCCCGATCAGTGATGCATTTATCCAGTCTTCACTAGACTTAGTTAATGAACTTTCAAAAGTTGACATCTGGACAAGTCACCTTCGAGAAAATCCTATACAATTAATAGGTTTTCAGCAGAATTTCTCATTTTTGTTTGCTAGTTCAGATACAGATTCTTCCTGTTATGAAGCCTGTTTTCAAAGAAAGATAACAATTGATGATGTTAAAAGCGCCGCAGAGAAACTTTCAAAT GATTCTGTTCCACTTCATTCTACTTTTCTTCGCGGGAGTCTGTATTATGATTTATGCTCATGGCTCGTTGCAAATGGACAATTAAGAGAG gcTCTTTCATTAGCTAAAGAAGCCCGAAACTTATATGTTGGACTCTGCAAAGAGAAATTTGGGGACAACTTCAAGAAAAATAGAGTGAATGAATCAGTTGCCAGGAAGATTGCACAATTTGATATAGAACTGTGGGACTTCAGCCAATGTTATTTTAGTCCATGGAATAGTATGCAATGTTATCTTGAGAGTACTCTTCAG GTAGGACTTATCTGCAAAATTAGTGGAGATGCAGAGTTGGCCAAAGCTTATTTCCTGGACGGGAAAGACACGTCTTACTCGTTACATTTGCCTTCTTTCATCGTTGCATTTTGCTCCGAACTAG GAAAAATTTATATTGAGAAAAGAGACTGGAATTCTGCAGAAAAGGAACTTCAAAATGCCAAGCAGATTTTAAGGGATAGCAATACAACTTTATGCTGTTCTAAGTGTAAATTAATCTTTGAAGTGACACTTGATCAGTATTATGGAGATTTGCATCAAAGTAAATATAAGACCTGTGAAGTGAAGAGTTTTAGTTCCGAGCATATATCTTTTTACGAATCAGCTCTGGCTAAATTAGATCTTCCTGAGTGGAAAAATTCTGTCAGCTGTCCTGAAGATGGTAGTCTCAAAACAGCAGCGGTAGATGTCATCTCTGCAGGGACTTCTTGTATTTGCTTTACAATGAACGAAGCAGCTCAAAATGTAATAATGGAACCCACGAAAGAAGGTAGCTGGCATTGGCACTGTATTGCAACCGAAGTTTTAGAAGGCAGACTTCTTAGCGATTTTATAAACTTTAAATGGGAGTTTGTCCGGAGGAAACTTTCGATGAAGCTGCTCGCTCGATTAG TGAGATGCTTTGCATATGTTGGAGATGAGACACAGAAAATTCTTTTGAAGAGTACGACAATGCTTCACAGTAAAAACACATTCAGTGAAACAAATTCAGCGATTGCCATAGATTATTTTCAACATATAGTCCCAAAGGTGATCCTGGGAGACATGTTTGCGGTTGAACGTGCGGAGATACTCAAAGAAATATGTTTGTACTATTGGAATATCTATAATTCCAAGGCTACAACTACAAG GAATATTTTTCAGAATGAATCTTGCATTAGCCTTAAAGATCTAGCTTCTTGGCTGATGGTGGCATTTGTACTCTCCCGTGAGGTTCCCGATATTTTTCATAAG GTGTCTCAGTTACTTGCTGTGACATATGTTGTTTCTGACTCGAGAGAGCAACTTTCTCTGCCATATATTAGCAAAAGTTTGGGTGAAAATGCTTGGGCTTCGTATTTCCACCAAGCGTCCATTGGAACTCATGATACTCACTCATCTCGTCTAACTGGAAGATGCAAG GGTTCAGATAAATCCAACATAGGAGGGACATACAACTTATCCAG GCTTGTGCCTGATGACACTGAAGTTCTTGCAGAATGTGTAAAACAGTTTTTGGGTGATCTTCCATCTACAACAGTCATCTGCCTGACTTTACTTGGACATGATTATGCTAGTTTACTCAAGGAATTTTCCCCTAGTGTTAAAGCATGGATACTGTTGTCCAGACTCACTTTTGAGAGTGAACCTATAGTAGCATTATTGCCTTTGCATCCTATTTCAGAAG ATGTAATTGATCCGCCAATACTTCCCaagtataaaattttaagagaTTGGTGGTGTCCATGGGGTTCGACAGCCTTAGATGAAGTAGTTCCagcattcaaaaatattttaaaagaggaTTATTCGCGAGAATTGGAAGAAAATACATCTGAACAGCAGCAGCTGTGGTGGAACCATAGGAAAACGCTTAATCAACGTCTTCGTCAGTTGCTAAG GAGCATTGAAGAATCGTGGTTTGGATCATGGAAATGCTTGCTTCTTGGAGAATtgttaaattgcaagaattttgAGTCTCTGCTTGAGCATCTTGTGAAGGAGTTAAGATCTGAATGTAAATTGGAAGTTAACGAGGGCCTCGTTAGAGTTATTCTTGGAGGAACCAGACATGTTTGTGGACGAGAAAAGCTAAAGTGCAAGAAAGACTGCTATATTGCTAAAGTAGGCCATTGTGATCAAGGAATGAGTGGGATATTATTAAATGCCGCCGATGGTTTTGGGGTGTCATCTGATAAAGCTTTTCAACTGTTGAAGCATGCGTTGATTGAGCTGGACGCAGATAAGAATAGTAAAAGAGAGCCAATTATTCTTGTGTTAGATTATGAGGTGCAG ATGCTTCCGTGGGAAAACATTCCCATACTTAGACAACTTGAAGTATACCGGATGCCTTCTGTCAGCAGCATCTCTGCCTTGGGTGATACAGGAAGCAGATCCCAAAAGGAAGCTGGAAGAAAATGTCCCTCATTTCCCTCAATAGATCCTCTGCACGCCTTCTATATACTAAATCCAGATGGAACCGTCCCTGAATGTCAAAATGAATTTGAGAATTGGTTTAAAGAGAACAATTTGAAG GGGAACACAGGTTTGGCACCAACCCGAAAATTATGGGCTTCTGCATTGGAGAAGCACGACCTTTTTATATACATCGGGCATGGAAGTG gAACAAAGTACTTTAGCTTGGAAAATTTTCAGCATCTAAATAAATGTGGTGCTGTGGTGTTGTTAGGGTGCAACAGCGGTACCGTTTACTTGCAGGGTAACTGTGCACCGCTATGTATTCCCCTGCAATATCTTGCAGCCGGTTCTCCGGCTATTGTTGCTAATTTGTGGAAAATATCAGCAAAAGATATCAGTACATTTGGTAAATACTTGCTCCAGGCGTGGGTCAAGAAAAGATTTGAACTTGAAAAAGAATGCCCTAACAACTGTGATCACCCACCAACACTTGGAGCTTTCATAGGTCGTGCACGGGATGCTTGCGAACAAGAATTTATGACAGGTGCAGCACCTGTATGCTACGGTGTTCCTACTCGGatttgtgtgaagaagagagttTCGTCCATGGCCACTTGA